TCTACAGGAGGAAATGACAGGGAGGAATGTCCACATTGCCCGGATGTGACACCCAGACACCTGCTCATACAGAGGACAGAACCAGAGCTGCTCAGCCACTGAAGGGCCACGGCAGGGTGTGGTCTCATTCAGCAGAGCCCTCCGAGCAGGTGTTGTTCAGGAGTTGAAACTTCGTTCTCCAGGGTTCAGTGTCGATTGTAAAGAAGCAGGTGATGGTCTACGGGACAAAGCACAGGGACAGAGAGTGGCGGGAGGGGCCTTGGGAAGCGTGTAGCTCCAGCTGTAAAGCCAGCATCCCCCCCCAACCTTGCCTTCCTGGGGTGGGCAGCTGGGGGCGCAGGCTCTGGCCCTCAGTCCTGGATGTTCCCGACCTGGGACTCTCTCCTAACCCCAGAGGCACCTGGGTCATTCTCCCCTCTCCAGCTCTGTGGTCTCCAGGGACCCGTCCCCCAGGATGTCCCAGTGTGACCCATGACCCCAGCGTCCCAGCAGGGCCTCTGATCCAACTCGGGTTTGTCCTGGGGTGGGGTTTACCCGCCTTATcaccagggcagggcctgggagggagggcagTGGGGCTCCTCAGCTTCCACCCCTCGGGCTCTGGGTCAGTGGCAGGGGGACCCGAGAGGGGGGCTACTCAGCCCAGGTGATGTTGTTGCCGCCCCCCTCCGCACTTCTCCtgaaggcagggaagggaggtgggTGAACACCAGGGAGGGCACATTCCCGTCTCTGGCCCAGGTGACCCGGTCCCAAGTGGTCAGGAGCAACCTGACCCCAGTGTGACCTGGGGTGCAGCGGCTAGACAGGCCAGGGGCGTACAAGTGACCAGGGCTGGCCTGCCTGGCTGGGCTCCGTCCTGCAAATGCCCCTCCGTGTCCCTTGGAACGACATTGTCATCactccccacaccccctgccccgAGGCAGCGTCCACAGCCTTGTAACCTGAGGGCTGCTGTCGCCTGTCTTACATTGTTCACGTCTGGACTTGCTTGAAACGGACAGTTGTCAATGTCTTCGTCAAATTTCCCACACCTGGTTCGGCCGAGCTGCAGCTCCGTGGAGAACACGATGCCATTTGCCTGCGTTTGTACAGACCTTGAAGTGGACCCATTCCctgcaccaccaccccccacacacacattcacacacacacacacacacacgagaataCAAGCACACAGGCGCACTCACAGGATTGGGACGATGGCTCTATGAAACACCACCCCTCTCACAAAGTGCACTCTGAAGGTTTCTGTCCTCTTCTCCACTCCCTGGTCCTTCAGCCTTACAGTGTCTTCTGGCTCCATCCGGCCTTTATTTCCAACACCCAGAGTCAGTCTTGGACTCCAGGCCAAAGACCATAGACAGAGGCCCAACTGGAGGGTGCAGGGCAGCAGGACCAGCCAGGACCAGCTCCAATGTCCACGGAGTTAAGCCCAGCAGCGTGGAGGGCCCTCTGCCTTCCTTCTATCACTCAACCCAGAGGTGCAGAGGGAGTGACGCCCCAGCGCCCCACCACACACAAGCATTCAgacaaagcacacacacacaaccacacacgcgcacacaaccacacacgcgcacacagccacacacaggaCCAGAAGTGCCCCTCCTCCGGAGTGTTCTCGGTGTTCGTGTCTGCAGCCCACGTGAAAATCACACCCCTGGTTGCATTCTGCAGAGACTGCATTGCTAGGGGAACATTTTAGGGTTAAGAATGCCATCTGGGAAGAGTGTAAATCACACTCAGTCCACGTAGGTGGGGACCCAGAGGGAGCCCAGAACACGTGGAGTCAGAGGAGAGGCTGTGAACTCCCAGAGGCTCCTCAGGACCAGCGGGGCCTGTGACTCCCGAGCcgctctccccctccctctgtgggcgtctctgtgtatctctctctctctgtttttcctaAACTAAcctattttaatgttatttccaTGAAATCTTGTCTAAATCTCTCTAATCCAGTATCTTCTGTCTGGctctttatttttactaaatgGTTTCATCCCCTCTTACTCCATATTTGGTCATTCTTCATTAAACAAGGTCAGAAatgatgaaaactgaaaacacacCTTACATGTGAGTAGActgacagtttaaaaaattcccaagttattttttttataaaagctgAAACTAACCAAATAGAGTTTATCCCTCTATATTATGGGTTTCAAATGGTGATAGAGATCCCTTGATGACAACCCCCTCCTGACCCTCATTAGCAGCAGGTGTGGGCCCGTGCAGGAGGGGGGAGGATGTGGTACCTACCGGCTCCTTCCACGACCTCAGGATTTGCACCACCTTGTAGGCATTGCTGTCCTGGCTCCTCTGGTTGAACACATGTACGGCGTACTCCACGGTGGCAGGGAAGTAAAGCTCCAAGGTTGCCTGGTCTTCACCATTCCCTTCCCCTTGGGGCTGCCAGCTGTGAGTCACCACGAGCTGGGGACCTAAGAGAAGCAGGAGCAGGGCCCAGGGCTGAGCCCACCTGCACGTCCACTGCTGACACAGCATGGCTGTGGGTGCCCGGACACCCAGGCTTCGCCCTTCCCTGCGCCGGCTCCCACCCAGCCTCCCTGGGCATTGGGCCAGTTCATCTGCTCCGGGACATACTCCTGGCCCTGGTCCTCCCCTCTGGCATCACACCCTGTCCCTTCCCTCTTGTGACCCTGCCTCCTCCATCCAAAGCTGATAAAATTGCCTCCTGTTGAGGAAAGAGAAGCGAGACCCAGGCAGGGTGGGTGGAGAAGGACCAGCCGTGGAGGAGGGACCCCTGCAGCTGAAGCCCAGCCATACACCCACCTCGGCACCTCAGTGGGAGGGGAGGCTGAGTTGTGTGTCCCAGTTTCGGACGCTGAATCAAGGACACAATTGCAAAGGGGTGAATTGGAAGGGGGTCTCTGGACGCAGCAGTAGGTGCGGGTCAGCGAGAAGAGGAGGGACAGAGCCAAAGAGGATGAGTGGCCCAGAGCCAGCTTGTGGGTGACAGAAGGCGGCCTGCCCAGAGGGGAAGTGTATTCACGCTAAGAAAGCAGCAGAGGGCCGAGGTCTGGACAAGTGCAGGTGTGTCCTTGTCCCCCGTGGCCCCCAGCCCCCTCGAGTTCTGGAACACAGACGCCCCAGCCCCTGGGCGGGTGCTGGGGGAGAAGACTTGCAGGTCCTAGAAGCAGGAGCTTCCCGCCAAATCCCTGCGTCTCCCATGACACAATCACTCCGCCCTGGGTTCTCAGCCTGGGGCCTGGCTAGCTGATGGACACGCCCTCCCTCCAGAGGTGTGACCGGAGGGTGGCCACTGACACACCCTGGGCCTGGGTGCCCCCTTGTCGGGGGCTGTCACCGGAGAAGgcagagtgagtgagggggaagcagagagaggggaggaagccAAGGCGCTCAGGAGGCTGAGCTGAGCCCGCAGGAGACGCCAGTGTCTCGGCGCCTCGGGGCCACAGCTCAGAGGGCACACGACTCCTGTGTGCTGGGTTTGCGTCCGAGGAAGAGACCGTCACAGCCTCCAGCTGGGGCACAAACCAGCTCTGGGACGATGACACAGCACACTCTTTCCAGACAAGACTTTGCCTCTGTGCCCCCAAAACAGGCCTTTATCCTCTGTCTGCAGCTACTGGAGCACTTCCGAGGGGCCCAGCATCCCCCAGAGGCCTGTGGATGCCCCCTACCCTGGGCCTTGCCCTCCTCCAGGATCCTGACCCAGCAGGTCTGTTCAGGCCCGGAGAATGTGCCTCTTAGTCGGTTCCCAGGGGACGGTGCTGTCCCTGCCTCTGGTCCACACGTTGAGTAGCACAGTTCAGGGTCCCCAGGAGTGGCCACAGCAGAGTCACAATGGGAAGTCACTCACTTGTGTGGGCTGGGGGCTTGAGAATGGTTTCTGGTGGCCACACTGGATCAGAGAAGGAGTAAGGATACCACGCCTGGGGACAGAGAAAAAGGTGGGTTTCTAGAAGCCCGGCATCAGTGAGTAGATGGTGCCTATGGGGGGAGAGAAGGGGCTTTGACCCTGACtttctgtccccccaccccacccccgcccgacTTGCTTAGAGCTGCTGTCTTCCCGGGAGCAGGGGCTCTGAACCCTGCCCAGGCCTCCCCT
This genomic stretch from Globicephala melas chromosome 15, mGloMel1.2, whole genome shotgun sequence harbors:
- the LOC115861647 gene encoding cystatin-9-like; the protein is MLCQQWTCRWAQPWALLLLLLGPQLVVTHSWQPQGEGNGEDQATLELYFPATVEYAVHVFNQRSQDSNAYKVVQILRSWKEPANGIVFSTELQLGRTRCGKFDEDIDNCPFQASPDVNNTITCFFTIDTEPWRTKFQLLNNTCSEGSAE